The Penicillium oxalicum strain HP7-1 chromosome VI, whole genome shotgun sequence genome window below encodes:
- a CDS encoding Small nuclear ribonucleoprotein Sm D3: MGKLTSTIGIPIKLLNEAQGHVVTLEITSGVVYRGKLLEAEDNMNVQLKDITVTARDGRVSHLDQVYIRGSHVRFFIVPDMLRNAPMFRSRGQRGRGVGLARGKATVQRARGQRRG, translated from the exons ATGGGCAAGCTCACCAGCACAATCGGGATCCCGATCAAGCTCCTGAACGAAGCGCAG GGTCACGTCGTCACACTCGAGATCACATCCGGTGTTGTCTACCGAGGAAAGCTGCTTGAAG CCGAGGACAACATGAATGTCCAGCTCAAGGATATTACCGTCACAGCTCGCGATGGCCGTGTTTCTCACTTGGATCAGGTCTATATCCGCGGCAGCCACGTGCGATTTTTCATTGTGCCTGACATGTTGAG GAATGCTCCCATGTTCCGCTCACGGGGCCAGCGCGGTCGCGGTGTCGGTCTTGCCCGTGGTAAGGCCACTGTGCAGCGTGCGCGCGGCCAGCGCAGAGGTTGA
- a CDS encoding Multistep phosphorelay regulator 1 — MAPADRTEGGGFPELEKEGSCELTPSSPTDQARAAPPKLSDVRDLIDESTFEQIMEMDDDDDCDFSRGIVYGFFDQAKSTFTNIKTALEKKDLEELSQLGHFLKGSSATLGLIHVRDGCEKIQHFGNGLEENGSGKLADDVALKNIEKTLKEVEVEYAKVEKFLRRFYGEEVQDEPEPQPEPQPEPKEEKPAVVSEKAPAKPLENGSDKGPEKEKVKAEEKSTEPAKNHVTDQKSKVDEESKK; from the exons ATGGCCCCCGCCGACAGAACAGAG gggggagggtttcCCGAactcgaaaaagaaggatCCTGTGAACTGACGCCGTCCTCTCCGACCGACCAGGCCAGGGCTGCCCCACCCAAGCTCTCCGATGTGAGGGACCTCATCGATGAGAGCACGTTTGAGCAAATCATGGAGatggacgatgacgacgactGTGATTTCAGCAGAGGTATCGTCTACGgcttcttcgaccaggccAAATCTACCTTTACCAACATCAAGACTGCTCT tgagaagaaggatctGGAAGAGCTCTCCCAGCTGGGGCATTTCTTGAAGGGTTCTTCTGCTACCCTGGGCCTGATTCACGTTCGTGACGGCTGTGAGAAGATCCAACACTTTGGCAATGGATTGGAGGAAAACGGCTCGGGCAAGCTCGCCGACGATGTCGCCCTGAAGAATATcgagaagactttgaaggaggtcgaggtcgaatACGCCAAGGTGGAGAAGTTCCTGCGTCGATTCTACGGCGAGGAAGTTCAGGATGAGCCTGAGCCCCAGCCCGAGCCCCAGCCCGAAcccaaggaagagaaaccTGCCGTGGTCTCGGAAAAGGCACCTGCTAAACCGTTGGAGAATGGTTCTGATAAGGGGcctgagaaggagaaggtaAAGGCGGAAGAAAAGTCTACAGAGCCGGCCAAGAATCATGTCACCGATCAGAAGTCCAAAGTGGACGAGGAGTCGAAGAAATAA